Proteins from a single region of Lujinxingia litoralis:
- a CDS encoding ubiquitin-like small modifier protein 1 produces the protein MTVSIRIPTPLRKFTEGQETVSVEASTVGEALTQLAEAHPGLKSKIFGNDGSVRRFVNIFANEEDIRFQDKLETPLSQGDTVSIVPAIAGGSK, from the coding sequence ATGACCGTCAGCATTCGCATTCCCACCCCGCTGCGTAAGTTCACCGAAGGACAGGAAACGGTATCGGTGGAAGCCAGCACCGTGGGGGAGGCGCTCACCCAACTGGCCGAGGCGCATCCGGGGCTCAAGAGCAAGATCTTTGGTAACGACGGGAGCGTGCGCCGCTTCGTCAATATCTTCGCCAACGAGGAAGATATTCGTTTTCAGGACAAGCTGGAGACGCCCCTGAGCCAGGGGGACACCGTTTCGATCGTGCCCGCGATTGCCGGTGGTTCAAAATGA
- a CDS encoding OmpP1/FadL family transporter has product MFVVELRRLWASTLVMACALAGSSSAMAAGFEVGENTARSLARGGTGAVNKADASALYFNPALLPRARGHQILFNTNATRLNLGFERDDLILRGRNETRRVSFDRVENQGGFFPAPFVTASFDVGPENFALALGAFGPSAYGTPCYGTREDGECNVDPESPARGMLVGENLFLAYFSLGAGYEFDLGEDRSLAIGLTAIAAYQDTSFSIAVESDPNVAPPWQEDPRAEAYFQAEELRAWRPSGILGIAYQDGPMRLAASYRPPIHWETKGKASVALPDFLTSTGAYLTDEAMTFSTWQAGSLRLGWGVELGEHPADPAMPRFDLEVNAVWENWSLVDYFKIEMEGDIELADVPPDEEGNPPVIPIYPIYQVKNYQDAYSLRLGGSYGVNRFLSAHGGAMMETPAQRNAHTTVDFVSWERYGLSAGATVHLPANLELELGYMHIFSPSRRVSQGAIYNPIPMSQCAGPDFDHSSCEEPGTPPGNPQNEGTWNASFQILSAGLTWRY; this is encoded by the coding sequence ATGTTTGTTGTTGAACTTCGACGTCTGTGGGCGTCGACGCTGGTCATGGCCTGCGCGCTTGCCGGAAGCTCCTCGGCGATGGCCGCCGGGTTTGAAGTCGGAGAAAACACCGCGCGCTCGCTCGCCCGCGGAGGCACGGGCGCGGTGAATAAGGCGGATGCCTCGGCGCTCTATTTTAACCCGGCGCTCCTGCCGCGAGCGCGCGGCCACCAGATCCTGTTCAACACCAACGCGACTCGACTGAACCTCGGGTTTGAGCGCGATGACCTCATTTTGCGCGGCCGAAACGAGACCCGGCGGGTGAGCTTTGACCGGGTCGAGAATCAGGGCGGCTTTTTCCCGGCGCCCTTTGTGACCGCGAGCTTTGACGTGGGGCCGGAGAACTTCGCGCTGGCCCTGGGTGCGTTTGGGCCAAGCGCCTACGGAACGCCCTGCTACGGCACCCGCGAAGATGGCGAATGTAACGTCGATCCCGAAAGTCCGGCCCGCGGGATGCTGGTCGGAGAAAATCTCTTTCTGGCCTACTTCAGTCTGGGCGCGGGCTATGAGTTTGACCTGGGAGAAGATCGCTCCCTGGCCATCGGCCTCACCGCCATCGCCGCCTACCAGGACACCAGCTTCAGCATCGCCGTGGAGAGCGACCCCAATGTGGCCCCCCCCTGGCAGGAGGACCCTCGCGCCGAAGCCTACTTCCAGGCCGAAGAGCTGCGTGCCTGGCGCCCCAGTGGCATCCTCGGCATAGCCTATCAGGACGGCCCGATGCGCCTGGCCGCATCCTATCGACCGCCGATTCACTGGGAGACAAAGGGCAAAGCCTCGGTCGCGCTGCCGGATTTCCTGACGTCCACCGGTGCCTACCTCACTGACGAGGCCATGACCTTCTCCACCTGGCAGGCCGGCTCACTGCGCCTGGGGTGGGGTGTGGAGTTGGGAGAACATCCGGCCGACCCGGCCATGCCGCGCTTCGACCTGGAGGTCAACGCCGTCTGGGAGAACTGGTCGCTGGTGGACTACTTTAAGATTGAGATGGAGGGAGATATCGAGCTGGCCGATGTGCCCCCCGATGAGGAGGGCAACCCGCCGGTGATCCCGATCTATCCCATCTATCAGGTTAAAAACTATCAGGATGCCTACAGCCTGCGCCTGGGCGGAAGCTACGGGGTCAATCGCTTCCTTAGCGCTCACGGTGGCGCGATGATGGAAACGCCAGCGCAGCGCAACGCACACACGACCGTGGACTTTGTGAGCTGGGAGCGCTACGGGTTAAGCGCCGGTGCCACCGTGCACCTGCCGGCCAACCTGGAGTTGGAGCTGGGCTACATGCACATCTTCTCTCCTTCACGCCGGGTCAGCCAGGGAGCGATCTATAACCCGATCCCGATGAGTCAATGTGCCGGTCCGGACTTCGACCACTCGTCCTGCGAGGAGCCGGGCACCCCGCCAGGCAACCCGCAGAACGAGGGGACCTGGAACGCATCGTTTCAAATTTTGAGCGCCGGGCTGACCTGGCGCTACTGA
- a CDS encoding DUF4388 domain-containing protein: MYHILIVDEEEHLLWALERNLFPQRQDIIVHTARSGEDGLRILDQQPIDLLISDIKMPGAVDGFQLILRAKEMAPDARVMIITAFGTHRIQNFAERIGISHYIEKPFTVDEVRDAILEILNEKEGFQGVLSDLELTDIIQMLCLAKRTALLHLKHRDHRGRIVFDHGEVTHAEFDGEVGPEAVYEMLALRQGDIFMQSDFEPMAPTIDMGWQDLLLEGVRRTDERRFEEEQQIGPSIGGAVSGNVEPVLDLDDEDFTPGRTLTPMGGGAETVFSSSFETEPSQPGLADSSSSAALLFSQAELDEMAAASEDVLETAEPLASGGIEELSEVELGPVMSQSDFPGERKRRKTSPGMSAVSAQVVVTEESGEFELFAAPALNGRHVDEELATSVPELSPAEGESHPLLEDFVRECPGLRATGLVDAKSGQPLEFLALRGDRSFEESELSMRMAEVFRRAHRSVQALHADDALEEMQMAMAGDYVLIRALRGTPFVHLAVIEREASLGIALVLMRQLGRRLAESNLLPGA; the protein is encoded by the coding sequence ATGTACCATATATTGATCGTCGACGAAGAGGAACATCTGCTGTGGGCGCTGGAGCGCAACCTCTTCCCGCAGCGTCAGGACATCATCGTGCATACCGCTCGCTCCGGCGAAGACGGACTGCGCATTCTGGATCAACAGCCGATCGATCTTCTGATCTCGGACATCAAAATGCCCGGGGCCGTGGATGGTTTTCAGCTGATCTTGCGCGCCAAAGAGATGGCCCCGGATGCTCGGGTGATGATCATCACGGCCTTTGGCACCCATCGCATCCAGAACTTTGCCGAGCGCATCGGCATCAGCCATTACATCGAGAAGCCCTTTACGGTCGATGAGGTGCGGGACGCGATCCTGGAGATCCTCAACGAAAAGGAAGGGTTTCAGGGCGTGCTCAGCGATCTCGAGCTCACCGATATCATTCAGATGCTCTGCCTTGCCAAGCGCACGGCACTTCTTCACCTGAAGCACCGCGACCATCGCGGGCGCATCGTCTTTGATCATGGTGAGGTGACGCACGCCGAGTTTGATGGTGAGGTGGGGCCGGAGGCGGTCTACGAGATGTTGGCGCTGCGTCAGGGCGACATCTTTATGCAGTCGGACTTCGAGCCTATGGCGCCGACGATCGACATGGGGTGGCAGGATCTTTTGCTTGAGGGGGTGCGTCGCACCGACGAGCGGCGCTTTGAGGAGGAGCAGCAGATCGGACCGTCGATTGGCGGGGCAGTCTCCGGCAATGTGGAGCCGGTGCTCGACCTGGATGATGAGGACTTCACCCCGGGGCGTACGCTTACGCCGATGGGCGGCGGCGCCGAGACGGTCTTTTCTTCGAGTTTTGAGACCGAGCCCAGCCAGCCCGGGTTGGCCGACAGTTCCTCAAGTGCGGCGTTGCTCTTCTCGCAGGCCGAACTCGACGAGATGGCCGCGGCCTCGGAAGACGTCCTGGAGACGGCCGAGCCACTGGCGTCTGGTGGTATCGAGGAACTCTCGGAGGTGGAGCTTGGCCCGGTGATGTCGCAGAGCGACTTTCCTGGCGAGCGCAAGCGTCGCAAAACCTCTCCGGGCATGTCGGCGGTGTCGGCGCAGGTGGTCGTGACCGAGGAAAGCGGGGAGTTTGAGCTCTTTGCTGCTCCCGCGCTCAACGGCCGTCATGTGGATGAAGAACTCGCAACGTCGGTGCCGGAGTTGTCCCCGGCAGAGGGCGAGTCGCATCCGCTCCTTGAAGACTTTGTCCGTGAGTGCCCGGGGCTTCGCGCGACGGGGTTGGTCGATGCAAAGTCGGGGCAGCCCCTGGAGTTTTTAGCGCTCCGCGGGGACCGCTCCTTTGAAGAGTCTGAACTCTCGATGAGAATGGCCGAGGTGTTCCGTCGCGCCCATCGTTCGGTGCAGGCTCTTCACGCCGACGATGCGCTCGAAGAGATGCAGATGGCCATGGCCGGCGACTATGTGCTGATTCGGGCGCTTCGCGGCACGCCTTTCGTGCACCTGGCGGTGATTGAGCGCGAGGCCAGTCTGGGAATCGCGCTGGTGCTGATGCGTCAGCTTGGACGACGTCTCGCTGAGTCCAACCTCTTGCCAGGCGCCTGA
- a CDS encoding PLP-dependent cysteine synthase family protein: MSVNPAWTGRPGARRSPVRRESLVELVGNTPLVRLRNVAADLPEGVEVWVKMESMNPGGSVKDRPARQILLDAFERGDLGHGQVLIDATSGNTGIAYAMLGAAMGVEVHLVMPENVSPQRKHIVETFGAKIIFSDPMDGSDGAIRLVRELVAEDTSGKYFYANQYGNPSNPRAHELTTAPEIWEQTGGRVTHFVACTGTSGTVMGTGRGLKGFNDQIQVIGCQPADAFHGLEGLKHMPSSIKPGIYDESKLDRLMWMETEDGWDMAERMAVEEGIACGNSAGASVFAALQVARELDEGVVVTVICDHADRYFGE; this comes from the coding sequence ATGAGCGTCAACCCTGCATGGACCGGGCGTCCCGGAGCCAGGCGATCGCCGGTGCGGCGAGAGTCGCTGGTGGAGCTGGTGGGCAATACGCCGCTGGTGCGCCTGCGAAACGTGGCCGCGGATCTGCCCGAAGGGGTCGAGGTCTGGGTGAAGATGGAGAGCATGAATCCGGGCGGCTCGGTGAAGGATCGCCCGGCACGTCAGATCTTGCTCGACGCCTTTGAGCGCGGTGATCTGGGACACGGTCAGGTTCTGATCGACGCGACCAGCGGCAACACCGGCATCGCCTACGCGATGCTGGGTGCGGCCATGGGCGTAGAGGTGCATTTGGTGATGCCCGAGAATGTTTCGCCGCAGCGCAAACACATCGTCGAGACCTTCGGAGCGAAAATTATTTTCAGCGATCCGATGGACGGTAGCGATGGGGCGATTCGCCTGGTCCGTGAGCTGGTCGCCGAAGACACCAGCGGGAAGTATTTTTACGCCAATCAGTATGGCAACCCCTCCAACCCCCGGGCCCACGAGCTGACCACGGCTCCCGAAATCTGGGAGCAGACCGGTGGGCGAGTCACTCATTTTGTGGCGTGTACCGGCACGTCGGGCACGGTGATGGGGACGGGGCGCGGGCTCAAAGGGTTCAACGACCAGATTCAAGTCATCGGCTGCCAACCGGCCGACGCGTTTCACGGGCTTGAGGGGCTCAAGCATATGCCCAGCTCCATTAAGCCCGGGATCTACGATGAGTCGAAGCTCGATCGGTTGATGTGGATGGAGACCGAAGATGGCTGGGATATGGCCGAGCGCATGGCGGTTGAAGAAGGCATTGCCTGCGGAAACTCTGCCGGCGCCAGTGTGTTCGCGGCGCTGCAGGTTGCCCGGGAACTGGACGAAGGCGTGGTCGTGACGGTGATCTGCGACCATGCGGATCGCTATTTTGGAGAGTGA
- a CDS encoding Mov34/MPN/PAD-1 family protein — MSASLHRVDERWTPALLAELSTWVSAAYPEEGCGLVLQSEDGSWRFHPCENVADRYHALDPEMYPRTARDFYMIDPMEFVRVDERGEHLAAIVHSHPDVGDYFSAEDVAAATFPRDSEEEALEPIYPDTDYLVVSVRKGQADGATLFRFLEEQGGFEGVRRFEAPELHRGEAALKGSAEAVS, encoded by the coding sequence ATGAGCGCATCTTTGCATCGTGTGGACGAGCGCTGGACACCCGCGCTTCTGGCCGAGCTTAGCACGTGGGTCTCGGCGGCCTATCCAGAGGAGGGCTGTGGGTTGGTTCTTCAGAGTGAGGATGGGAGCTGGCGTTTTCATCCCTGTGAGAACGTTGCCGATCGCTATCACGCCCTTGATCCAGAGATGTACCCGCGCACGGCGCGCGATTTTTACATGATCGACCCGATGGAGTTCGTTCGCGTCGATGAGCGCGGGGAACACCTGGCGGCGATTGTGCACAGTCATCCCGATGTGGGGGACTATTTCAGCGCCGAAGATGTGGCGGCGGCGACCTTTCCTCGGGACAGCGAGGAGGAAGCGCTGGAGCCGATCTACCCCGACACCGACTATCTGGTCGTGTCGGTGCGGAAGGGGCAGGCCGATGGCGCCACGCTCTTTCGGTTTCTGGAGGAGCAGGGTGGGTTTGAAGGGGTGCGTCGTTTCGAGGCGCCGGAGCTTCACCGTGGGGAAGCAGCGCTCAAGGGCAGTGCGGAAGCGGTGAGCTGA
- a CDS encoding sensor histidine kinase — MSQDPNAPALSRPGGRLVLADDGTILEAPDFFKQALYLDQRDAPSIYHLFDPTQAPFLSVTRIFRHPYGATETHVKVEGLFGNRRSFRYWQVDAYMPSSVAFYIVDETAITQTHDWDYRRLRREILKDVQNSLSAHFKNRLATVQLLSETLRDAPELGEQLAPRMMSAVEELKSALNRVITGIPDVQTHTDYKDQPVRLADLEAVISTWGSREVDVRCEVSNVDVGTLIAASSIERIVLPVVENAIDASKHGKKVRVLIDELDEGFAHIVIQDEGEGMNERVRKRAEDPFFTTRPGHLGMGLAHAREALRDAGGQWRFESEPRKGTRVTLLLPVTTTSQLFRSY, encoded by the coding sequence ATGAGCCAAGATCCCAACGCCCCTGCCCTCTCTCGCCCCGGTGGCCGCCTGGTGCTGGCTGACGACGGCACGATCTTGGAGGCGCCTGACTTCTTCAAACAGGCGCTTTACCTCGACCAGCGGGACGCCCCCTCGATCTATCATCTCTTCGATCCGACCCAGGCCCCTTTTCTGTCGGTGACCCGAATCTTTCGCCACCCATACGGCGCCACCGAGACGCACGTTAAGGTCGAGGGACTCTTCGGAAACCGCCGCAGCTTTCGCTACTGGCAAGTCGACGCGTACATGCCTTCCAGCGTGGCCTTCTACATTGTCGATGAGACCGCAATCACCCAGACCCATGACTGGGACTACCGGCGGCTGCGTCGCGAGATCTTAAAAGACGTTCAGAACTCGCTCTCCGCCCATTTCAAAAACCGCTTAGCCACGGTGCAGCTCCTCTCCGAAACGCTGCGTGATGCCCCGGAGTTGGGCGAGCAGCTGGCGCCCCGCATGATGTCCGCGGTTGAGGAGTTGAAGTCGGCGTTAAACCGCGTGATCACAGGTATCCCGGATGTGCAGACGCATACCGATTACAAAGATCAGCCGGTCCGGCTGGCGGATCTCGAAGCCGTCATCAGCACCTGGGGCAGCCGAGAAGTCGACGTGCGCTGCGAGGTAAGCAACGTCGATGTGGGCACACTGATCGCGGCCTCCTCCATTGAGCGCATCGTGCTGCCGGTGGTCGAAAACGCGATTGATGCCTCAAAACATGGCAAAAAAGTCCGGGTCCTCATCGATGAGCTCGACGAGGGCTTTGCCCATATCGTGATCCAGGATGAGGGCGAAGGTATGAACGAACGGGTACGCAAGCGGGCCGAAGATCCCTTCTTCACCACGCGGCCCGGGCACCTGGGCATGGGCCTGGCGCACGCGCGCGAAGCCCTACGCGACGCCGGCGGTCAGTGGCGCTTTGAGAGCGAACCCCGCAAAGGCACCCGGGTCACCCTGCTCTTGCCGGTGACCACGACCTCCCAACTTTTCCGTTCGTACTAA
- a CDS encoding class I SAM-dependent methyltransferase, with protein MLPAQRQPTFSLTWRAGPMTRYFGIHTLDGEWHSLLPRYALLSGRLDGKRVLDIGCGTGIGSSLLLELGAEHVDAIDHRPAVLELARVKHAKQGLDFHVMFWEELGFPDQTFDMVLCLDPTSPVTDLNLLAEIKRVLKPGGEYVCAIERRNIEGVESLLPRYGYTDNAETVEINRSDDRVPQIGNLNENFETVVSVLQQPRYSYVFDYNYEREGSGQRPYAMRKKAEAPDESGLWVGEAPREESAEHTDQRPGRWLGINEHLWEHEGETSNVEMLFCGDAHMPPPTLREVRMPYAGLVERLHSLISDLQIRQHPSQRNPGFGDVVESGGGFSEREQTTQYQALNHWALEKRSRRPGFDPPQPYDFGQQTAREQATHQRSLDQIHEQLEQMTYLYQQVRADMEELFVRTRDELSERDRYIEHLVDTVHRWQHQAYTPVDDQPTGVFHAPSDDELEDFDRETTGIFTKPLAYVQAEDAGESEGASASAASDGSLAEHATHVAEDAGESSPQDAELSESSEPSEASEASEAEHTEPEPTH; from the coding sequence ATACTCCCGGCGCAGCGGCAACCGACTTTTTCACTCACCTGGCGGGCAGGTCCTATGACTCGTTACTTTGGCATTCATACCCTCGACGGCGAGTGGCACAGCCTGCTCCCACGCTACGCGTTGCTCTCCGGACGCCTTGATGGCAAACGCGTGCTTGATATTGGCTGTGGCACCGGCATCGGCTCCTCCTTGCTTCTGGAACTGGGCGCGGAACACGTCGATGCGATCGATCACCGACCGGCAGTCCTGGAGCTGGCGCGCGTCAAGCACGCCAAGCAGGGACTCGACTTTCATGTGATGTTCTGGGAAGAGCTGGGCTTTCCCGACCAGACCTTCGACATGGTGCTCTGCCTAGACCCCACCTCCCCGGTCACCGATCTCAACCTGCTGGCGGAGATTAAACGGGTACTCAAGCCCGGCGGGGAGTATGTCTGCGCCATCGAGCGCCGCAACATCGAGGGGGTCGAGAGCCTGCTGCCGCGTTACGGCTACACCGACAACGCCGAAACCGTGGAGATCAACCGCAGCGACGACCGGGTGCCCCAGATCGGCAACCTCAACGAGAACTTTGAGACGGTCGTCTCGGTGCTTCAGCAGCCGCGCTACAGTTACGTCTTCGACTACAACTACGAACGCGAGGGCAGTGGGCAGCGTCCCTACGCCATGCGCAAGAAAGCCGAAGCTCCCGACGAAAGCGGCCTGTGGGTGGGAGAAGCCCCTCGCGAGGAGAGCGCCGAGCATACCGACCAACGCCCCGGGCGTTGGCTGGGCATCAACGAACACCTCTGGGAGCACGAGGGAGAGACCTCCAACGTGGAGATGCTCTTCTGCGGTGACGCCCATATGCCACCGCCGACGCTGCGCGAAGTTCGCATGCCCTACGCCGGGTTGGTGGAGCGCTTGCACAGTCTGATCTCGGACCTGCAGATTCGCCAGCACCCCTCCCAGCGCAACCCGGGCTTTGGAGACGTGGTCGAATCCGGCGGAGGGTTCTCCGAGCGGGAGCAGACCACACAATACCAGGCACTCAACCACTGGGCGCTGGAGAAGCGGAGTCGACGCCCCGGTTTTGATCCCCCTCAGCCTTACGATTTCGGTCAGCAAACCGCTCGGGAGCAGGCCACGCACCAGCGCAGCCTCGATCAAATTCACGAGCAGCTGGAGCAGATGACCTACCTCTACCAGCAGGTCCGTGCCGACATGGAAGAGCTCTTCGTGCGCACCCGCGACGAGCTCTCCGAACGGGACCGCTACATCGAGCACCTGGTCGACACGGTCCACCGCTGGCAACACCAGGCATACACGCCCGTCGACGATCAACCCACCGGGGTATTTCACGCCCCCTCGGACGACGAACTCGAGGATTTCGATCGGGAGACCACCGGTATCTTCACCAAGCCCCTCGCGTACGTTCAGGCCGAAGACGCTGGCGAATCCGAGGGAGCCTCGGCTTCCGCCGCTTCCGATGGGAGCCTCGCCGAGCACGCAACCCACGTGGCAGAAGATGCCGGAGAATCCTCTCCCCAAGATGCGGAACTCTCGGAGTCGTCGGAACCTTCGGAGGCCTCCGAGGCCAGTGAAGCCGAACACACCGAGCCCGAGCCCACGCACTGA
- a CDS encoding MBL fold metallo-hydrolase yields the protein MSNPERQIIALEESHFGLDGGAMFGIIPRPLWARTNPPDENNRIAMSARCLLIRDPDRVTLIDTGMGTRWSEKERGIYKIDAQDAGLRQALAAQNLTPEDVDDVILTHLHFDHAGGLRTPDAEGVLRPTFPNARHWVQRRNWSWAHSPSARDAGSYRVEDFDLFDAPDAPPLHLVDGISELFDGIEVLPVHGHTFGMQVVKFNAAGQTYAFVADLIPTASHLRDPYVMGYDLQPLKTVEEKREILYHAQREGWILIFEHDPTTAMARVDLDRHGQPVAVPLE from the coding sequence ATGAGCAATCCCGAGCGCCAGATCATCGCCCTGGAAGAATCCCATTTCGGTCTGGATGGAGGCGCGATGTTCGGCATCATCCCTCGCCCCCTCTGGGCAAGAACAAACCCGCCGGATGAGAACAACCGCATCGCGATGAGCGCCCGATGTTTGCTGATTCGGGATCCCGATCGCGTCACCTTGATCGATACCGGCATGGGCACGCGCTGGAGCGAGAAGGAACGAGGCATCTATAAGATCGATGCCCAGGACGCTGGCCTGCGACAGGCCCTGGCCGCGCAAAACCTCACCCCGGAGGATGTCGATGACGTGATCTTGACGCATCTGCACTTTGACCACGCCGGCGGGCTGCGCACTCCCGACGCCGAGGGCGTCCTGCGCCCGACCTTCCCCAACGCCCGGCACTGGGTCCAGCGTCGCAACTGGAGCTGGGCACACAGCCCGAGCGCCCGCGACGCAGGAAGCTACCGCGTGGAAGACTTCGACCTCTTCGACGCCCCCGACGCACCGCCACTTCACCTCGTCGACGGCATCAGCGAGCTCTTCGACGGCATCGAAGTACTCCCCGTCCACGGCCACACCTTCGGAATGCAAGTCGTCAAGTTCAACGCCGCTGGCCAGACCTACGCCTTCGTCGCCGACCTCATCCCCACGGCCTCTCATCTGCGCGATCCCTACGTGATGGGATACGATCTTCAGCCGCTGAAAACCGTCGAAGAAAAGCGCGAAATTCTCTATCACGCACAACGCGAAGGCTGGATTTTGATCTTCGAACACGACCCGACCACCGCCATGGCCCGCGTTGATCTGGACCGTCATGGACAGCCGGTGGCAGTACCCCTGGAGTAA
- a CDS encoding transglutaminase-like domain-containing protein: protein MRMGRHLGGIGMWGALLLCSTALLFNAPPASAQQADQTPATAPDVPALSDTDARAFQRQGKEFQERGQALAKSADASQPLSPEEVLRQIPRPHTPGNIYRWVRDTIAFEPYAGALRGVQGTLIAGAGNAVDQALLTEALLRQAGHPTRFASGRLHAADATEVLQRAAGTAHLRSGSALPKLAAATLDPGLVAQLRDHIWVETRFQGAYIPVDPVAAPLVGMTPARAQEHSEKLPAHFETSFDIELVGRLNDTQRISHLTVSGPLPRYAYRTLSLAFEPDPTRNRGRVPVLAVGEQTTRGQSIPVEALESLELVFRLRFGDRERRWTQTLYRSSQDVDIFTFDQQHFGVTIIPGWSSDAWVARRAAQATSESAELLIQWSDSLAATAPPGADATHALETSNALLHRLNAALPAAFIRNLDRALAHHARLLGVHPLLTEPRAVVTATLRRGDQLYVDLQLSGDRVDATPLGNVPPVATAAFGGMYGQLLDTLTADFLESYGNRQIVTVARIFRHATSHQIPMTTLDARTQENLKRLPLDTSTHERITDQLRRHGRVTLSPTRSVPLDDVEHFGWWSVDPASGLMRAHPADAMLDGVPRGESHEVTNAQLLRAFSGHIDSALSATSAALQPTPATRSAICVATREYLALSRAFCATRQPLASPELSACLVDPQGGLETASGHDLLGLAAGSCTEQLARTRCGAVYARAIARGELQVLAGETSEEPELSSPLPHCP, encoded by the coding sequence ATGCGAATGGGTCGACATCTTGGTGGTATCGGAATGTGGGGCGCGCTCCTGCTCTGCTCCACTGCGCTGCTCTTCAACGCACCTCCCGCCAGCGCTCAGCAGGCCGACCAGACGCCTGCCACCGCCCCAGACGTGCCCGCGCTGAGCGATACCGACGCCCGAGCGTTTCAGCGTCAGGGCAAAGAGTTCCAGGAACGAGGGCAGGCGCTGGCCAAAAGCGCCGATGCATCGCAGCCGCTGAGCCCTGAAGAAGTGCTGCGCCAAATCCCCCGCCCTCATACCCCGGGCAACATCTATCGCTGGGTTCGCGACACCATCGCTTTTGAGCCCTACGCGGGTGCGCTGCGCGGCGTGCAGGGCACGTTGATCGCCGGAGCGGGAAATGCCGTCGATCAAGCCCTTCTCACCGAAGCACTCCTGCGCCAGGCGGGTCATCCCACACGCTTTGCCAGCGGTCGACTCCACGCCGCCGACGCCACCGAAGTCCTGCAACGCGCCGCCGGAACGGCCCACCTCCGAAGCGGCAGCGCTCTCCCCAAGCTCGCAGCCGCGACCCTCGACCCGGGGCTGGTGGCGCAGCTCAGAGACCACATCTGGGTCGAGACACGCTTTCAAGGCGCGTACATTCCCGTCGATCCGGTCGCCGCCCCGCTGGTCGGCATGACTCCGGCGCGAGCTCAGGAGCACTCCGAGAAACTTCCCGCCCACTTTGAAACCTCCTTCGACATTGAGCTGGTCGGCCGACTCAACGACACTCAGCGCATCTCGCATCTGACCGTCTCCGGCCCCCTGCCCCGCTATGCCTACCGAACCTTGAGCCTGGCCTTTGAACCGGACCCTACTCGCAACCGCGGGCGAGTCCCGGTGCTGGCGGTTGGAGAGCAGACGACCCGCGGACAATCGATTCCCGTGGAGGCTCTGGAGTCGCTGGAGCTGGTCTTTCGACTGCGCTTTGGCGATCGAGAACGACGTTGGACGCAGACGCTCTACCGCAGCTCGCAAGACGTCGACATCTTTACCTTCGACCAGCAGCACTTCGGCGTCACGATCATCCCCGGGTGGTCCTCGGACGCCTGGGTCGCTCGCCGCGCCGCGCAGGCCACCTCGGAGTCGGCTGAATTGCTCATCCAGTGGAGTGACTCACTGGCGGCCACAGCTCCGCCGGGCGCCGACGCTACTCACGCGCTGGAAACCTCCAATGCGTTGCTCCACCGACTTAACGCCGCACTTCCCGCAGCCTTTATCCGAAACCTCGACCGGGCCCTGGCTCACCACGCCCGCCTGCTGGGCGTGCACCCTCTTCTAACCGAACCCCGCGCAGTGGTAACGGCCACGCTGAGACGCGGCGACCAACTCTATGTCGATCTTCAGCTCTCCGGTGACCGGGTCGATGCGACGCCGCTGGGCAACGTTCCCCCGGTGGCTACGGCGGCGTTTGGCGGAATGTATGGCCAGCTTCTCGACACGCTCACCGCCGACTTTCTCGAATCTTACGGAAATCGTCAGATCGTGACCGTGGCACGCATCTTCCGCCACGCCACCTCACACCAGATTCCCATGACGACGCTGGATGCGCGTACGCAGGAGAATCTTAAACGTTTGCCCCTGGACACCAGCACCCACGAGCGCATCACCGATCAGCTCCGCCGCCACGGACGGGTTACCCTATCCCCAACCCGCTCGGTCCCCCTGGATGACGTCGAGCATTTTGGCTGGTGGTCGGTCGACCCCGCCAGCGGCTTGATGCGAGCCCACCCCGCCGACGCGATGCTCGACGGAGTTCCCCGAGGGGAGAGCCACGAGGTCACCAACGCCCAACTTCTCCGGGCGTTCTCCGGGCATATCGATTCTGCATTAAGCGCTACTTCCGCCGCTCTTCAACCGACGCCTGCAACACGCTCCGCGATCTGCGTCGCCACGCGTGAATACCTGGCGCTAAGCCGCGCGTTTTGCGCGACGCGCCAGCCGCTGGCTTCTCCCGAGCTTTCTGCATGCCTGGTCGATCCGCAAGGCGGGTTGGAAACCGCTTCCGGACACGACCTGCTGGGATTGGCGGCCGGTAGCTGCACTGAGCAGCTCGCACGCACCCGCTGCGGAGCGGTCTACGCCCGCGCCATCGCACGTGGCGAACTACAGGTCCTCGCCGGCGAAACCAGTGAGGAGCCGGAGCTCAGCTCACCGCTTCCGCACTGCCCTTGA